A genomic window from Spiroplasma helicoides includes:
- the ptsS gene encoding phosphate ABC transporter substrate-binding protein, which yields MNKKISIILAIIVSLFLAIWVWSAMATQSYFILGGSTSVNTFMQAYTKSYFDNTKKDFIYNSTGSQAGVDGVEKGMYGAGFISKGVSSSTLAGDNKFYHVNEEFNVGEGNNFSNKIDGLINESANTSKNETYLAFQFAIDAIAIVYKAPSWVSDETNNKINFNVDPNNPNGKLLSDVYKGNITWEDLAKQFGQQDVPDSETKISTFTREDGSGTRSAFGDLTGIKKMESANVVNSNGAMFENIQKSNNGIGYLSYAFVKQVTKESGVRIAGVNKTKLGNPVDLGDDWSYGMKLNNQGLFEKIENNITNEDFIKKGQYAFQRPFIAIFNLKMNSINLLIDFFKAMIGEEAQNPYKEDFDAEGLVPKFELKEVNYDK from the coding sequence ATGAACAAAAAAATAAGTATAATACTTGCAATAATTGTTAGTTTATTTCTAGCAATTTGAGTTTGATCTGCAATGGCTACTCAAAGTTATTTCATTTTAGGTGGCAGTACAAGTGTCAACACATTTATGCAAGCATATACAAAAAGTTATTTTGACAATACTAAAAAAGACTTCATATACAACTCGACAGGTAGTCAAGCAGGTGTTGATGGAGTTGAAAAAGGAATGTACGGAGCTGGGTTTATTTCTAAGGGAGTAAGTAGTAGTACTTTGGCTGGAGATAACAAATTTTATCACGTTAATGAAGAATTTAATGTGGGAGAAGGAAATAACTTTAGCAACAAAATTGATGGTTTAATAAACGAAAGTGCAAATACTTCTAAAAATGAAACTTATTTAGCATTTCAATTTGCAATAGACGCAATTGCGATAGTTTATAAAGCTCCTAGTTGAGTTAGTGATGAAACTAATAATAAAATAAATTTCAATGTTGACCCTAATAATCCAAATGGAAAATTATTGAGTGATGTGTATAAAGGTAATATAACTTGAGAAGATTTGGCAAAACAGTTTGGACAACAAGATGTTCCAGATAGCGAAACAAAAATTAGCACTTTTACTAGAGAAGATGGTTCAGGAACAAGAAGTGCATTTGGAGATTTGACTGGTATAAAAAAAATGGAAAGTGCAAACGTTGTAAACTCAAATGGAGCAATGTTTGAAAATATACAAAAATCAAATAATGGGATTGGTTATTTATCTTATGCCTTTGTAAAGCAAGTTACAAAAGAATCAGGAGTAAGAATTGCTGGTGTTAATAAGACAAAATTAGGAAACCCAGTGGATTTAGGCGATGATTGATCGTATGGTATGAAATTAAACAATCAAGGATTATTTGAAAAGATTGAAAATAATATTACAAACGAAGATTTTATAAAAAAAGGACAGTATGCATTTCAAAGACCTTTTATAGCTATTTTCAATCTAAAAATGAATAGCATCAATCTTTTAATTGATTTTTTTAAAGCAATGATAGGTGAAGAAGCACAAAATCCATATAAAGAGGATTTTGATGCAGAGGGTTTAGTGCCAAAATTTGAACTAAAAGAGGTTAATTATGACAAATAA
- a CDS encoding AAA family ATPase, whose amino-acid sequence MIFLKRIEAVGFKSFAEHTVLNYDFAMTGVVGPNGSGKSNITDAIMWALGEQSSKSLRGNSMEDIVFSGSADRGSQNMAEVTLVFDNSKRAFSSLDYNEVAITRKYFKNTKESEFFINGSKVRLKDVQNIALETGLTKSSLAIISQGSISNFVESSPEQRRRLFDEAAGVATYKKRKEEAIRKLLHTQDNLARVNDIINEIERKLPSLKRQSKKAQEYKEKFDELKEIEVSVLVQDIELYSKRSIELNDQKNEIKLKIDSQKMIVDEKNLELSKLNSENSSKDKESLKLNDDFRKVVEKISKLQVLKMNLEMNKQNSEINDKESVVKNLITKSKEIEIKLNTEKTKIEKLVEEKAQNENNLKSALSEKSMITNELNSILKILAKTENQIEELNQKKLSNEGLFEGVRNILDNKKVLPGIIGQVQELIHVDKDYEVSISSILTSGLQNIVVNNAENVKVAIKFLKDNRAGHATFLPLDILRANQIPNDIRFAVQNLNGFVGFANEVIKIEKKYQIILDYLVGTYILVEDYDSAIETAKMIKYKYNIVTLDGQRILPHGAIVGGSRKKRTSFINDNSKLEELESKKIDLEKKELELKEKASDVDSKINVLREVINEHNISTGSARQTLQQLNEEKYKIHDEYRIITGKELDGNDENYKSIDKQIIEVIEKISYNETEKEKVQQQINILNSLKEKSNSRQNELFTQIQEESKMLNALRENYSQINSDYSLIIERKATSIERLSKDYNLTFESALSLKQNIIDNEDEIKERINKLRSDIRLLGNVNLESIVEYETEQSRFDDLLTQSNDIKDSISNLNEAIKDMDSQMIIQFKQIIKDVNASLPETFARLFGGGTASIVYTNPDDVLDSGIDIKIAPPGKKISNLHLLSGGEKSLVALSVLFSILKVKPIPLVILDEVEAPLDVANVERFAKYIKTFTDNTQFMIVTHRIGTMENCDILFGVTMQQKGITKLVQIKLVEAKKLSNSN is encoded by the coding sequence ATGATTTTTTTAAAACGCATAGAAGCAGTGGGCTTTAAGTCTTTTGCTGAGCATACAGTATTAAATTATGATTTTGCAATGACTGGAGTTGTTGGTCCTAATGGATCAGGAAAGTCAAATATAACAGATGCAATTATGTGAGCTTTAGGGGAACAATCTTCTAAATCTCTTCGTGGTAACTCTATGGAAGATATTGTTTTTTCGGGGAGTGCTGATAGAGGTTCACAAAATATGGCTGAAGTTACTCTTGTTTTTGATAATAGCAAAAGAGCATTTAGCTCATTAGATTATAATGAAGTAGCAATTACAAGAAAATATTTTAAAAATACAAAAGAGTCTGAATTTTTTATAAACGGTTCTAAAGTTAGATTAAAAGATGTACAAAATATTGCTCTTGAAACTGGTTTGACTAAATCAAGTTTAGCAATTATTTCTCAAGGGTCAATTTCAAATTTTGTTGAGTCTTCACCAGAGCAAAGAAGAAGACTTTTTGACGAAGCTGCTGGAGTAGCTACATACAAAAAACGTAAAGAAGAAGCAATTCGTAAGCTTTTGCATACTCAGGATAATTTAGCTAGAGTAAATGACATTATAAATGAAATTGAAAGAAAGTTACCGTCATTAAAAAGACAATCAAAAAAAGCACAAGAATATAAAGAAAAGTTTGATGAATTAAAAGAAATAGAAGTATCTGTTTTGGTCCAAGATATCGAATTATATAGTAAAAGATCAATAGAGCTAAATGACCAAAAAAATGAAATAAAGCTAAAAATTGATAGTCAAAAAATGATTGTTGATGAAAAAAATCTTGAGTTGAGTAAATTAAACTCTGAAAACTCATCAAAAGATAAAGAATCTCTTAAACTAAATGATGATTTTAGAAAAGTAGTTGAAAAAATCAGTAAACTACAAGTTTTGAAAATGAATTTAGAAATGAATAAACAAAACTCTGAAATTAACGATAAAGAATCAGTTGTAAAAAATCTAATAACAAAATCTAAAGAAATTGAAATAAAACTAAACACTGAAAAAACCAAGATAGAGAAATTAGTTGAAGAAAAAGCTCAAAACGAAAATAATTTAAAATCTGCATTAAGTGAAAAAAGTATGATTACTAATGAATTAAATAGTATATTAAAAATTTTAGCAAAAACTGAAAACCAAATAGAAGAACTTAATCAAAAGAAGCTTTCTAATGAAGGGCTTTTTGAGGGTGTTAGAAATATTTTAGATAATAAAAAAGTTTTGCCCGGAATAATTGGACAGGTTCAAGAATTGATTCATGTTGATAAAGATTATGAAGTGTCTATTTCAAGCATACTAACTTCTGGGTTGCAAAATATAGTTGTAAATAATGCAGAAAATGTAAAAGTTGCAATAAAGTTTTTAAAAGATAATAGAGCGGGTCATGCAACATTTCTACCATTAGATATACTTAGAGCAAATCAAATACCAAATGACATTAGATTTGCTGTACAAAATCTAAATGGATTTGTTGGTTTTGCAAATGAAGTAATAAAAATAGAAAAAAAATATCAAATAATTTTAGACTACTTGGTTGGAACTTATATTTTAGTTGAGGATTATGATTCTGCAATTGAAACTGCAAAAATGATTAAGTATAAGTATAACATTGTTACATTGGATGGACAAAGAATTTTACCTCACGGTGCGATTGTTGGGGGAAGTAGAAAAAAAAGAACTTCATTTATTAATGACAATTCAAAATTAGAAGAGCTGGAATCTAAGAAAATAGATTTAGAAAAAAAAGAACTAGAATTAAAAGAAAAAGCATCAGATGTTGATTCTAAAATTAATGTTTTGAGAGAAGTTATTAATGAACATAATATATCAACAGGATCTGCACGTCAAACACTTCAACAACTTAATGAAGAGAAGTACAAAATCCATGATGAGTACAGAATTATTACAGGTAAAGAGTTAGATGGTAATGATGAAAACTATAAATCAATTGATAAACAAATAATAGAAGTTATTGAAAAAATTTCTTACAATGAGACAGAAAAAGAAAAAGTTCAACAACAAATAAACATTTTGAACTCATTAAAAGAAAAATCAAACAGTAGACAAAATGAACTATTTACTCAAATTCAAGAAGAATCAAAAATGCTAAATGCTTTAAGAGAAAATTATTCTCAAATTAATTCCGACTACAGTTTGATAATTGAAAGAAAAGCAACTTCAATAGAAAGATTGTCTAAGGACTATAATTTAACCTTTGAATCTGCTTTATCATTAAAACAAAATATTATTGATAACGAAGATGAAATTAAAGAAAGAATTAATAAACTAAGAAGTGATATTAGATTGTTGGGTAATGTAAATCTTGAATCAATAGTTGAGTATGAAACTGAACAATCGAGATTTGATGATTTGTTAACTCAATCAAATGATATAAAAGATTCAATTAGTAATTTAAATGAAGCAATAAAAGATATGGATAGTCAGATGATAATCCAATTTAAACAAATAATTAAAGATGTTAATGCATCATTACCAGAAACATTTGCTAGATTATTTGGAGGAGGAACAGCATCTATTGTTTACACCAATCCAGATGATGTTTTGGATTCTGGAATAGATATTAAAATAGCTCCTCCAGGTAAAAAAATATCAAATTTACATTTATTATCTGGTGGTGAAAAATCACTAGTAGCATTATCTGTTTTATTCTCAATTTTAAAAGTAAAACCAATTCCTTTAGTAATATTAGATGAGGTTGAGGCTCCATTAGACGTTGCCAATGTGGAGAGATTTGCAAAGTATATAAAAACATTTACAGATAATACCCAATTTATGATTGTTACTCATAGAATTGGAACAATGGAAAACTGTGATATTTTATTTGGTGTAACAATGCAGCAAAAGGGTATTACTAAACTTGTGCAAATTAAACTTGTTGAAGCAAAAAAATTGAGTAATTCAAATTAG